A single Capra hircus breed San Clemente chromosome 13, ASM170441v1, whole genome shotgun sequence DNA region contains:
- the ZSWIM1 gene encoding zinc finger SWIM domain-containing protein 1, which produces MALTVLNEFLIEDPSPPLLLYQLNKTAQLETLNYQSCYMQRVFTHFPEILFIHRTYNPRGEVLYTFLVDGPRVPLEGHLSRAVYFAILAREDAEGLAHMFQVFKKFNPAWERVCTILVDPYFLLLPTLAMEFPAAEVLLSAFHICKFLQGKFCQLALEQPVERLLLTALRSTMCSATAGNLRKLYALLSTCIPPAQLPALHSHWLLNDRIWLAHRWRSQAESSRYFQGLEVTTRLLSQFFGTTPVVEKGMSALLRYLQQNSGDKVSFNLGPSPPNHYTPVEGSPESPKVQQLVEARIQHSLNAICTGPAAQLCLGELAVVQKSMHLIGSGSEKVNIQILEDTHRVQPQPPASCSCYFNQAFHLPCRHILAMLSAHRQELQPDMLPAEWTAGCAPNLSDILGSTWSETLEKRLAVALLTEEVSQLLQHCSQEEFERRYSTLRELADSWIGPYEQVQL; this is translated from the coding sequence ATGGCGCTGACAGTGCTGAATGAGTTCCTGATTGAGGACCCAAGCCCACCTCTGCTGCTCTACCAGCTTAACAAGACTGCCCAGCTGGAGACCCTCAACTATCAGAGCTGCTATATGCAGAGGGTCTTTACCCATTTTCCCGAGATCCTATTTATCCACCGGACCTATAACCCGAGGGGTGAGGTGTTATACACCTTCCTGGTGGATGGACCCCGGGTGCCACTGGAGGGTCATCTTTCCCGGGCCGTCTACTTCGCCATTCTTGCCAGGGAGGATGCTGAAGGCTTGGCCCACATGTTCCAGGTGTTCAAGAAGTTTAACCCAGCATGGGAGAGAGTCTGTACCATTCTGGTGGATCCCTACTTCCTCCTACTGCCCACCCTCGCTATGGAGTTCCCCGCAGCTGAGGTCCTGCTTTCGGCCTTCCACATCTGTAAGTTCCTCCAGGGCAAGTTCTGTCAACTGGCCCTCGAGCAGCCGGTGGAGAGGCTGCTCCTGACGGCCCTGCGGAGCACCATGTGCTCGGCCACGGCCGGGAACCTGCGGAAGCTGTACGCGCTGCTGAGCACCTGCATCCCGCCGGCCCAGCTGCCCGCGCTCCACTCACACTGGCTGCTCAACGACCGCATCTGGCTGGCCCACCGCTGGAGAAGCCAAGCCGAGAGCAGCCGCTATTTTCAGGGCCTGGAGGTCACCACCCGCCTCCTCAGCCAGTTCTTTGGCACCACCCCAGTGGTGGAAAAAGGCATGAGCGCCCTGCTCCGGTACCTGCAGCAGAACTCAGGAGACAAGGTGAGTTTCAACCTGGGCCCGAGTCCCCCGAACCATTACACCCCCGTGGAGGGCAGTCCCGAAAGCCCCAAAGTGCAGCAGTTGGTGGAAGCCCGCATCCAGCACTCACTTAATGCCATCTGCACGGGGCCGGCCGCCCAGCTCTGCCTGGGCGAGCTTGCTGTGGTCCAGAAATCCATGCACCTCATCGGCTCGGGTTCCGAAAAGGTGAACATACAGATCCTGGAGGACACCCACAGGGTGCAGCCCCAGCCCCCGGCCAGCTGCAGCTGCTACTTCAACCAGGCCTTCCATCTGCCCTGCCGTCACATCCTGGCCATGCTCAGTGCCCACCGCCAGGAGCTCCAGCCCGACATGCTGCCTGCTGAGTGGACGGCAGGCTGTGCCCCCAACCTCAGTGACATCCTGGGCAGCACATGGAGCGAGACCCTGGAGAAGCGCTTGGCCGTGGCTCTCCTCACGGAGGAGGTGAGTCAGCTCCTACAGCATTGCAGCCAGGAGGAGTTTGAACGGCGGTACAGCACCTTGCGGGAACTGGCCGACAGCTGGATTGGCCCTTATGAGCAGGTCCAACTCTGA
- the SPATA25 gene encoding spermatogenesis-associated protein 25: MPCPSGPPPPRPRITLHPIPVSAGGAASLGSSLGLYSPIEPGVVASGGQGPLSQKAEQVTPVAQAWGPAPGGTGWEPPRQEYNWYCHKFPAARQPENLGREDGCSRSRAPQPGGPSRPAPLLLRGLSPGAPPMPDDAGGKEANSQPDICILTLAMMIAGIPTVPVPGLREEDLIRAAQAFMMAHPEPEGAVEGAQWVQAQTHTASGPMALARSRRGQPPGSYL, from the coding sequence ATGCCCTGCCCCTCAGGGCCTCCTCCTCCGAGACCAAGAATAACACTCCATCCCATTCCTGTCTCTGCAGGTGGGGCTGCTTCTCTGGGCTCATCTCTTGGCCTCTATAGTCCTATAGAGCCAGGGGTTGTAGCCTCTGGCGGACAAGGCCCACTGagccagaaagctgagcaggtgACACCTGTTGCCCAGGCCTGGGGCCCGGCCCCTGGGGGCACTGGCTGGGAGCCACCGAGGCAGGAGTACAACTGGTACTGCCACAAATTCCCCGCCGCAAGGCAGCCGGAGAACCTGGGCCGGGAGGATGGCTGCTCCAGAAGCAGAGCCCCCCAGCCGGGCGGCCCCAGCAGGCCTGCGCCTCTGCTGCTGCGTGGGCTGTCACCTGGGGCTCCGCCGATGCCCGACGACGCAGGGGGGAAGGAGGCCAACTCCCAGCCCGACATCTGCATCCTGACTTTGGCCATGATGATCGCTGGCATCCCTACTGTGCCCGTCCCGGGCCTGCGGGAGGAGGACCTGATCCGGGCGGCTCAAGCTTTCATGATGGCCCATCCGGAGCCGGAGGGGGCTGTGGAGGGGGCCCAGTGGGTGCAGGCACAGACCCACACAGCCTCTGGGCCAATGGCCTTAGCAAGATCCCGGAGGGGCCAGCCTCCTGGCTCCTACTTGTAG